A portion of the Mus pahari chromosome 17, PAHARI_EIJ_v1.1, whole genome shotgun sequence genome contains these proteins:
- the Odf3b gene encoding outer dense fiber protein 3B: protein MGSEVWVGTWRPHRPRGPIAALSRGPGPKYKLPTNTGYKLHDPSRPRAPAFSFGSRPPLRHATCGPGPSYLVPARMTVRGTVGSPAFSIYGRLSHTAPVLTPGPGRYFPERAGNVTYPSAPRHTIAPRNWGILSKQETPGPGSYTVPSLLGSRVISKVSAPTYSIYSRSPVGSCFEDLSKTPGPCAYHVVNPMIYKTRAPQFTMLGRTLPPRENTKKPGPASYSVDKHQKPRGWSFGIKHSDYLAPMIRYDVDD, encoded by the exons ATGGGCTCAGAAGTCTGGGTCGGCACTTGGCGGCCACATAGGCCCCGCGGCCCCATCGCGGCGCTCTCCAGAGGCCCGGGGCCAAAATACAAGCTGCCAACGAACACCG GTTACAAACTGCACGACCCGTCTCGGCCTCGAGCCCCCGCCTTCTCCTTCGGCTCGCGTCCACCCTTGCGGCATGCAACCTGCGGACCGGGGCCGAGTTACCTGGTGCCTGCTCGCATGACTGTGCGCGGCACTGTTGGCTCCCCGGCCTTCTCCATCTACGGTCGCCTAAGCCACACGGCGCCTGTCCTCACTCCGGGACCGG GCAGGTACTTCCCAGAACGCGCGGGAAATGTGACCTACCCCAGCGCTCCTCGGCATACCATCGCTCCCCGAAACTGGGGCATCCTCTCAAAGCAAGAAACCCCAG GCCCTGGGTCCTACACCGTGCCTTCGCTCTTGGGCTCACGAGTTATAAGCAAAGTCTCAGCCCCAACGTACTCCATCTACAGCCGCAGCCCTGTGGGCAGCTGCTTCGAGGACCTCAGCAAG ACCCCAGGCCCTTGTGCCTACCACGTTGTGAATCCTATGATCTACAAGACTCGAGCCCCGCAGTTCACGATGCTGGGGCGAACTCTGCCACCCCGAGAGAACACCAAGAAGCCAGGACCTGCATCCTACAGCGTGGACAAG CACCAGAAGCCTCGTGGCTGGAGCTTCGGGATCAAACACTCAGACTACCTGGCCCCTATGATACGGTACGACGTGGACGACTGA
- the Klhdc7b gene encoding kelch domain-containing protein 7B → MLLGALEAGGPLWGWDGDDGDDDWEAAVLTLLALAVVAALALALHWFGSREDQETASAAPGVQPAQAGGVRQALHPKPKDSEGQSKGQQMPEAPGDGQRRSAAARTQDPGPSIDRSMASDAWLLHKTTGEVTSRGTTPAALGKKRKEPARPETSSPGHRKAKDIPVPIMIHFTPRSLDSKTEMQLEATGTCGKGTSGQGPVHTEQQDTTSPWHLPVGPLGPLGRGLGSLRWRRRPGASSGDRACRPLKLDPLRLGTVVSVWDAVDMAASAGQDFLTSSSPTGPSSHSSDKGLKDPQEMGLADSRPQADSFEDVCGRSSLRLPPTSTAGSGAKGAESKETGSPAPRETRSILASEEARSREGGAGVVTSNVSASQGAFPGEVHFEACTVDQVAGQSKMEKLGEGHLNGKGRGSCQGQESKRVAGRPAAEQSFTPIMDTRKSTHELSCTPSDALPASAPTRDTELVPSSAKAVHLSPGFLHTLPTSAPLNNLPLDVSQGPSGGDSLRAGPVPFPTRTLTSAGASTSAPTAILAPPSVSPPTSTAASPLTPPAPGTAAPPSTSTAAPSLTLPLCPTPVTALTATSTPTPSLTSPPTPYPTPATALTLISSATPPPTSPPALTSAPVAAQDPAADTEPRPMNTESNVGLSKSSPERGISNSWGNLITMVLRSHPFPRQDKAQGSAPRADPESPAGPSLSTCSEDTQPGSSSEGAISSLRDKHIPILVMPVGSGSLAEARCETQPVSLETNASLTPDPREDETKQKSLDLLPLAAEPVVAPQVPVLAQPGPVPPTSMRQDAQPIPQPRQRRRKRSIAQSSEHILTQEVPQQPQGQVLKEGARPTDGRDILTEKQKETQKLMAFLQKPGSWGVVEGPHKYCSQTSQSSTTVALWPPKLDLGSCLEVLAFAQQHGELGLAQETYVLMSNNLLHVLGDPHLYRQLSGADRERILNLRTCQGQTVLGVLVLPSLYQVSRSGLTRGPPSEEAPAARSEHLHLHTYLHVFNPQENVWRPLTQVPEEVPLRGCGLCTMHNYLFLAGGIRGSGAKAVCSNKVFCYNPLTNIWSQVRPMQQARAQLKLVALDGMLYAIGGECLYSMERYDPRTDTWTLRASLPEGTFPVAHEAVVCRGEIYVTGGHLFYRLLRYSPMKDSWDECPYSASHRRSSDMVALGGFLYRFDLLRGVGAAVMRYNTVTGSWSRAASLPLPDPAPLHCTVLGNTIYCLNQQVTATFTVSEGTALFQAKELQPFPLGSKGVLYPFTLTLPPKTWLQTTI, encoded by the coding sequence ATGCTCCTGGGCGCTCTAGAGGCTGGCGGGCCCCTCTGGGGCTGGGATGGTGATGACGGAGATGATGACTGGGAGGCGGCTGTACTCACCTTGCTGGCATTAGCGGTGGTAGCCGCCTTAGCACTGGCTTTGCACTGGTTTGGCTCCAGGGAGGACCAGGAGACAGCATCCGCAGCTCCAGGCGTGCAACCTGCTCAGGCAGGAGGAGTCAGGCAGGCCCTGCACCCAAAGCCCAAAGACAGTGAGGGGCAGAGCAAGGGACAGCAGATGCCAGAGGCTCCCGGAGATGGCCAGAGGAGATCTGCTGCAGCTAGGACCCAGGACCCGGGGCCATCAATAGACAGAAGTATGGCTTCAGATGCCTGGCTGCTGCATAAGACAACTGGAGAGGTGACCAGCAGAGGGACCACCCCAGCAGccctgggaaagaaaagaaaggagccaGCCAGGCCAGAAACCTCCTCCCCGGGCCACCGCAAAGCAAAGGATATTCCTGTGCCCATCATGATCCACTTTACCCCTCGAAGTCTCGACAGCAAAACAGAGATGCAGCTGGAGGCAACTGGAACCTGTGGTAAGGGGACATCTGGGCAAGGCCCTGTCCATACGGAGCAACAGGACACCACCAGCCCCTGGCACCTGCCTGTGGGGCCTCTTGGCCCTCTGGGGAGAGGCCTAGGCAGCTTGCGCTGGCGCCGGCGGCCCGGCGCcagctcaggagacagagcctgCCGTCCTCTAAAGCTGGATCCTCTCCGCCTAGGCACCGTGGTGAGTGTGTGGGATGCTGTGGACATGGCCGCTTCTGCCGGCCAAGACTTCCTCACCAGCAGTTCCCCTACAGGCCCCTCGTCGCACAGCTCAGACAAGGGGCTCAAGGATCCTCAGGAGATGGGCCTAGCTGATAGTCGGCCTCAGGCGGACTCCTTCGAGGATGTGTGTGGGAGAAGCAGCCTCCGTCTCCCGCCCACCAGCACTGCAGGGTCAGGGGCTAAGGGTGCTGAGAGCAAGGAGACTGGATCCCCCGCCCCTAGGGAGACTCGGAGCATCCTGGCTAGTGAGGAAGCCCGGTCCCgggagggtggggcaggagtggTCACCAGCAATGTCAGTGCTTCCCAAGGTGCCTTTCCAGGAGAGGTGCACTTTGAGGCTTGCACAGTGGACCAAGTGGCTGGCCAGAGCAAGATGGAGAAACTAGGAGAGGGTCACCTcaatgggaaagggagagggtCGTGCCAAGGCCAGGAGAGTAAGCGCGTAGCTGGCAGGCCAGCTGCAGAGCAGAGCTTTACCCCTATCATGGATACAAGGAAGTCCACGCACGAGCTCAGCTGTACCCCCTCTGACGCCCTTCCAGCCTCTGCTCCCACCCGGGACACTGAGCTGGTCCCATCCTCTGCCAAGGCAGTGCATCTCAGCCCTGGGTTCCTTCACACACTCCCTACCTCTGCTCCTTTAAACAATTTGCCCCTGGACGTTAGTCAGGGTCCTTCTGGTGGTGACAGTCTCAGGGCAGGGCCAGTCCCCTTCCCAACCCGAACTTTAACCTCAGCAGGAGCCTCAACTTCAGCTCCCACAGCGATCCTAGCACCTCCCTCAGTATCACCCCCAACCTCAACCGCAGCCTCACCCTTAACCCCCCCAGCCCCAGGTACAGCAGCCCCACCCTCAACTTCAACAGCAGCTCCATCTCTAACATTACCCCTCTGCCCAACCCCAGTTACAGCCTTAACTGCAACCTCGACACCAACTCCATCCCTAACatcacccccaaccccctacccaaCTCCAGCCACAGCCTTAACCCTAATCTCATcagcaaccccacccccaacatcacCGCCAGCTCTAACCTCTGCCCCAGTTGCAGCCCAAGATCCTGCAGCAGACACTGAGCCAAGGCCTATGAATACAGAATCTAACGTGGGCCTCTCCAAGAGCTCCCCAgaaagaggaatctcaaatagctgGGGCAATTTAATTACTATGGTTCTTAGAAGCCACCCCTTCCCCAGGCAAGACAAGGCCCAAGGCAGTGCCCCAAGGGCAGATCCGGAGAGTCCTGCAGGGCCCAGCTTATCCACATGCTCTGAAGATACACAACCAGGGTCCTCCTCTGAAGGCGCCATCTCCAGCCTCCGGGACAAACACATACCCATCTTAGTCATGCCAGTAGGTTCAGGGAGCCTAGCTGAGGCTAGATGTGAAACACAACCAGTGAGTTTAGAGACTAATGCATCTCTCACCCCGGACCCTAGAGAGGATGAAACCAAGCAGAAGAGTCTAGACTTGTTACCCCTGGCTGCAGAGCCTGTGGTTGCCCCACAGGTCCCCGTTCTGGCACAGCCTGGTCCTGTACCGCCTACTTCTATGAGGCAGGATGCTCAGCCCATCCCTCAGCCTCGGCAACGGAGGAGGAAACGCAGCATAGCTCAGAGCTCCGAACACATACTGACCCAGGAAGTACCCCAGCAGCCTCAGGGGCAGGTGCTAAAGGAGGGAGCCAGACCTACAGACGGCAGGGACATCctcacagagaagcagaaagagaccCAAAAGCTTATGGCTTTTCTCCAGAAGCCTGGGAGTTGGGGAGTGGTGGAGGGGCCTCATAAATACTGCTCTCAGACCTCGCAGTCTAGCACGACCGTGGCGCTGTGGCCCCCAAAGCTAGATCTAGGGAGCTGCCTGGAGGTTTTGGCCTTCGCCCAGCAGCATGGAGAACTGGGCTTAGCCCAGGAGACCTATGTCTTGATGAGCAACAACTTACTGCACGTTCTGGGAGACCCACACCTCTACCGGCAGCTGAGTGGAGCCGACAGGGAGCGCATCCTGAACCTGCGGACATGCCAGGGCCAGACAGTGCTGGGGGTCCTCGTGCTCCCCAGCCTTTATCAGGTGAGCCGCTCGGGgctcacaaggggccctcccagcGAGGAAGCTCCTGCAGCCAGGTCTGAGCACTTGCATCTTCACACATACCTCCATGTGTTCAACCCACAAGAGAATGTGTGGCGGCCCCTGACTCAAGTACCAGAGGAGGTCCCCCTTCGGGGGTGTGGCCTCTGCACTATGCATAACTATCTGTTTCTGGCAGGTGGCATCAGGGGTTCTGGTGCCAAGGCTGTCTGCTCCAACAAAGTATTCTGCTACAACCCTCTGACCAATATTTGGAGCCAGGTTCGGCCCATGCAACAAGCCCGGGCCCAGCTCAAGCTGGTGGCCCTGGATGGAATGCTTTATGCCATTGGTGGCGAGTGCCTTTACAGCATGGAGCGCTATGACCCACGCACAGATACCTGGACCTTGAGAGCATCCCTCCCTGAGGGCACCTTCCCCGTGGCCCACGAGGCTGTGGTCTGCCGAGGGGAAATCTATGTTACAGGGGGTCATCTCTTTTACCGCCTGCTCAGATACAGCCCCATGAAAGACTCATGGGATGAGTGTCCCTACAGCGCCAGCCACCGACGCTCCAGTGATATGGTGGCGCTAGGGGGTTTCTTATACCGGTTTGATTTGTTGAGGGGTGTGGGTGCTGCGGTGATGCGCTACAACACAGTGACAGGCTCCTGGAGTCGGGCAGCCTCCCTGCCACTGCCTGACCCCGCCCCACTCCACTGCACGGTATTGGGCAACACCATTTACTGTCTCAACCAACAGGTCACAGCTACCTTCACAGTTTCGGAGGGGACAGCCCTGTTTCAGGCCAAGGAGCTGCAGCCCTTCCCATTGGGAAGTAAGGGGGTCCTCTATCCATTCACTCTGACCCTGCCCCCTAAGACCTGGTTGCAGACCACAATCTGA